Genomic segment of Xenopus laevis strain J_2021 chromosome 4S, Xenopus_laevis_v10.1, whole genome shotgun sequence:
TCTGGATGGACCCTCCTCTTCCCATTTTCCCAAAGGGAGTGGTATGTGCAGTGAACCTCGGGGGAGCAGGGTACTATGGGAAAATATTCACTACGAATCAAAATGTAGAGAGATATTATGTACGTCTTTGGCCCAGGGCTCCTTGAATTTCCAGTGGCCTCTAATATCCCGCCTGTTATCAGTAGACCAATCACGGGATGGACTGATGCCCAATGGAACATCACACAGACCTGCCCTTCCTCTGCCCAAATAATACCAAAGGCAACTTTATCATGGGACAAATGTCTTCTAATGACAGtggcatgtttatgggtcagctctttctaGACCCAATGAGTCCATTTCTCCTTGGCCCAAAGGAtactaatggcagtgacatgtATATCCAAGTCCCTGCTAGGcccaaaataacatattaataaaCACCTTCTGAACCCAGTCTCATTATGTACTAATCCCagtgatatgtttatatacactatatatcatttgtatgtgATTGATTGACCAAACCTCTGGTATCAGTGCAGATCAGTAGGACTAGGTCCCCTCCTCATATTTCTTCATCCTTAGCATCTCCTTTCACCCATTTCTCCCACCCCTGCCTCTTGATTCCACCTTCACTTCAGTGACCCTTTTCCCTTGCACTAGAGGTCTCCCTCCTCTGTAATGTTCCCTGGcaatactatagaactataacaaatgcaagaacaccaatgaaatgtgtattaacatatttatttataaagtgattgttttatttatgcattttagattaattcatactaatttaggttgggaaggactcacatccattaggttcaagttttagtgtaaaagggatcttcctatttagaagttgatccagaggaaggcgaaaaaccccatctgatgccggagccaatttgcctcagagggggaaaaaattccttcctgactcccaaagggcaatcggacaagtccctggatcaacttatactaagagtttatgtcagtatcagtactaagagtttatgtGAGGGTTTAGAGGAGGAGATGTGACTGGTTGTTGAGTGGATTGAAAGGATAGGAAGACAATTTGAATAGGAAGAACCACTGAGGAATTGGTGTTGGGAGATTGCAGAGAAGCCTTTGTGTAGTGgcggttttaaagaaaaaatatcataTGGGGTATAATTGGCTAAAGATGTATATTTGAGGGACCCCTGGGGTGCTTTGggggctaagggcagagacactcagattctgggagatttattgGCCCGGCGATAAAACACCTcctcttcggggcaactaatctccccaaactgcctcccgccggctaaaatctaaatcgccagcggggtggtactcggagcacttagttttccgaagtcgcccaaagtttcctcgtgagacaactttgggcgacttcggagaaCAAAGTGCTCCGGAGGCATCCCattggcaatttagattctagccggcaagaggcagtttggggagattagtcgtcccgaagaagaggatatttgtcgccaaAACttagtgtgtgtctctgccctaaaagtaaaCTATCTGGGGTGGTGTATTGGAAGATAAGCAAGTGATATAAAGAAAAGGACAATGCTGGGGTAGAGTTAGGATATTTAAAGAGGAGATGTCAATTTCAGGTCAATGGGAGAAAGGATGAATCTGTCAAAGAGAGGCCTAGCAGGGCTGTGGGTGTTTTTAAAGGCAATGTAAAATAGGCACTGATGAAAATGTATGGAGGGCTTTAAAGCTGTGAAGATAATTGATTGAAGAGGAGTCAATGATGGGGTAATGTGGCAGGGGGAAGCATCACTGGGGACATAGTGGACAGGAGGAGCTGGTGGTGGAGCCAAAGGTGCATGAAAATAGAAGTCATGGATGGAACTATGGCAGTTGGAGAGTGAGGTGGAGATGTGGCCCTTGAATGTGAAACTTCTGGTGGAGTGATGTAAACTGAAGACACCACTGGTGGAGATGTGGTAGTCTGAAAGAGATATAAATATGGAGCTACAGAAGGAGATAAAGTCCCTGTTGGTGTAGTTGCAGAAATCTTGAAGCCCCCACTGGTTGAACTGCGGTAGCCTGAAAGAAGATGTTGCTGGTGGCGCTGTAGAAGGTCCTGGTTCTgtttgagaaacaaaataaaaatcagtcaGTAATTTATCATCATAAATTCTCATTCAGAGGCATGACATTTCAGCCTTATTCCCTGGGGAGTCACCACATTACTTTCCTTTCTTTTCACTGGCACAGACTTAGATTCACTCGTGTGCAGCAAAAGCGAATCAAAATATTGTACTGTGAAAGTCTGCAACGATAGGCATCTGACAGTGGAAAGCTCCagtgaatatatatacaggtatgggatctgttatccagaatgctcgggacctgggggtttctggataaggggtctttatgtaacttggatcttcatgtcttaagtctactaaaaaattatgtaaacattaaatatcccCAATAGgggtctggttttgcttccaataaggattaattatatcttagttgggatgaagtacaaggtactgtttaattattacacagaaaaaggaaatcattttaaaaatgttggattatatgattatactagagtctatgggagatggcctttccgtaattcggagctttctggataatgggtttccggataatgaatcccatacctgtatatacatatattataaatacatattatatgtGCATTTGCTCATCACTTCACACATGGGGAGGATTTTGCCCAGGTAATGCACACTTGAGCATCTTCTatccaaaatccaaaaacagtAAGGATTTGGTTCCtaccaatatatacacacaccggCAGCAGGGGACCAAACTGGCATATGCCCACCATGGAGAAAATGTTGGGCTAAGACTCTGTCGGAAATTGTACCTTTCTCTGTAGATGTTTCTTTTTCCTCGGCTGTGATTAAGGAAACTCCTTGTGGGCTGTTGATGTAATTGGCCACAAGATCACTAACAGGAGAAGCCCTCCAGGgccatttgcagagctgcttcttcTTCTGCTGATGTCTGTGTACAAGCACGCCACAGCTGTTTCAGGCTccagagagctactcccttcagtCCTGTATAGATTAAGAATTACAGTAAGGAAATAACCGACGTTAAATTCCTGTTTTTGtcctattatataaaaataatatgagTATCATTTAATATGAATTCGGCCTCAGAAAAATTCCTATACAGGGAATGGTTCCTATTGggatcaaaggagaaggaaaggctaaaattaagtaagctttataagaaaggtctatataaatacaccagtaaacactcaaagtaatgctgctctgaagaaacactgcatttctttccttttattgtgtacacattgacttctgtatcagacttcctgttttcagcataaacctccagggcagggcttgagcatgctcagtttgctcccctccctgctgtaatctgagctcagagctgtaagtgagcagggagagactcaggcaggaagtgatgtcacaccaagcttatatggcagcatctatcctaaacaaacagagacagtgtctagagctgtttactcaggtatggtaaagcattctgcagaataaatatagcgttctagcttgcactattgaggctaatctgttgacaataaaccgtcttggagctttccttctcctttaaagctaatgGGTCCAAACTATAACCATAAACATTTTTGTGGTACTGAATGTGTATGAACATATGTTTGCAAGTCAACTTGTAATAGTTGAAATTTCAATacagaatattgaaaaaaaaaaaaaaaaaagctgaagtaCCCCTTAAAATATGTTCATTATTCCCACGCGCCATTATGATAAAACCAACTCTTGCAGCTGTTGAGTTACACTGTGTGATGGTGCAGTcgtatcaaatataatggattccctcacCTTTCTTGGCTGGCCGGTTCTGCAGAATCCGGAGATGTTTTTCAATCTCAGCCCTGATGATCTTCTTAGGCGGCAGTTGGGTGACaaatgggtgctgcaggagttcttcAGCACTCCCTCTCTCCGAAGGATCCTTCTTCAGGCAGGACTCCAAGAAGGACACAAAATTTTgtgacctgaaaaaaaaatccccagatcatTATTTCCATATTCCAGAAGCTTTTACCCAGTACCGGTAACCATTAGCTACACTCTAGAATATAGATATATGTTGCAGCAtagctatctatccatctatatttctatcaatcatctatctttccctctatctctttatctatctatctatctatctatcatctattgatcatctatctatccatctatatttctatcaatcatctatctgtatctatctatctattatctatcaatcatctatctatctctcctctatcatctatctaatctatcgatcatctattgATCATTTAGCTATCTAATCTATATCAtgtttctatcatctatctatcctctatcatctatctatttatctataatctatcttgATTTGAGACCCATAGTATTGCAGAATTACACATTATACAAATCTTCTCcaaaagtgatccccaacccaaGATTCCCCACCACCATCCCAAACTGGTAAACAAGGATATCAGTGCTATATCTAGATGTCTATAAGGCTAAGAGGGACAAGGTAAGGTCCTGTGATTTTCCCACACCCTCTCCTGACTGCACCATAGTGCACATGGCCTGTAATCTCACAGTAGTGGGGCCCATAGTTATACTGTTATGCCCCTGAGACATAGACActgattatatacataaaatagatCATATCCACTCTGCATTCATCTATATTTCCCTGAAAACACACATATCCCTGCCTGCATCTCATGGGACACATTTAAAGTCTGCAGTAGAAAACcctctatttatatttaggagGTATTTAAATAACATACACATCCCCCTGAAATCTCCCCATTATCCCAAATTTGTACAGACAAGGGGCATGGTGAGGGCAGACTGTGGAAGTGGATATAGGAGTATCAACAAGTGTTAATAAGAAAATGTGGGGAGTTCCATGTCTGCAAGCGCAGGTACAATGTACAGTGACACGAGCTGGGACCGACTCACCAGTTGTTTGATTGAAGCCTCGGTGGTTGGGCTTCTCTAATCAGGTGCTCCACCGGGTATTCATCTGCGTATGCTAAaagtgaaaaacatatatatcaggCCCATCCAACATCTCTAGAAGTTAGTTATTTAATCTACAGAAAACATTCTTTTTTGCTGGAAATtgcaaatcaccccaaattcctcccattctgatatagaacctctgctgctcaatgtataaaataaagtagccacaattgttgtgattcacttacgtggttttccctcggccatttcgatggcggttatgcccagcgaccagatgtcacactgcaaaagacacacaaagagcattagaaggagagaattgggttagtggctgtttaataaaatctaagtaaaaagGCTACACTTATACAACTctcttttagaaacatatacatatattatcatgGGTGCAAAAGTACACGCCATTCTCCTTAGCTCAATTATGgccaaacagaacagaatacaacttctaaAATAGCCCAATGCACCGCCTCGTAAATGAACACaatataaaagtgtaaaaatgctttattatatataaacgtGTATACAGTAATACATCtccattacaaacaatagcagttacatAACACCAGCGTCACAttgcaaatgagcaaatatattaaagcagacacattgtgcaAACAGTTAAGAAACCCAACATTTCAGGAAAACTCTTTTCTCTCCATGAGAAAATGACTGCGTCTATGTCCCATTAGGACTGATAAGTAAATGCTCGGTgttgttacaagtattataagtacaacatactttggtgtcgtACGCCAGGCGCTGGCCCTTCTGCCTTATGGCCTCGGGTGCCATCCAATGTGCAGTCCCGTCTGCTTCGTGGCACAATCCAGTCTGGGGGTCCAGGTCCCAGCTgtttccaaagtcgactgaaatgaCAAATACAAACGGTTAatggaaaataacttgtttaaccACAATAAGATAGAAACCTGAATTATGAAAGCCCCTGACTCCATATTCACGTTAGCTCCCCATCATCCATTACTCTTATAACTGTAAGTTTTACTCACTGGTCTTCACTTTGGCCgtctctgtgagcatgatgttcaGGCTCTTGATGTCTCTATGAACGGCCCGGTTCTTGTGGATGTGGTGCAGCCCCTGGGGAGATTGAGATGTAGGTTATAAGACTTTAACAGACATAAGAATA
This window contains:
- the LOC121393181 gene encoding traf2 and NCK-interacting protein kinase-like isoform X1, coding for MFCTLGNIMLSIKSFFFLFQPPDGRLTKDVLLGEGGTGDVYKGRHHRRGVVAVKIANISRDEESVMRELKFLQQFGGHKNIASYYGAYYRAPLTECSSEHLEIVLEYCGGGSLHTLISRTNGQSLKETWIGYVCKEVLKGLHHIHKNRAVHRDIKSLNIMLTETAKVKTIDFGNSWDLDPQTGLCHEADGTAHWMAPEAIRQKGQRLAYDTKCDIWSLGITAIEMAEGKPPYADEYPVEHLIREAQPPRLQSNNWSQNFVSFLESCLKKDPSERGSAEELLQHPFVTQLPPKKIIRAEIEKHLRILQNRPAKKGLKGVALWSLKQLWRACTQTSAEEEAALQMALEGFSC